A window of Kiloniellales bacterium contains these coding sequences:
- a CDS encoding HlyC/CorC family transporter has translation MDQGLLLPTLAIVVLLFLSAFFSGSETALTGSSRARIHVLSREGNRRARLVDRLWERKDRLIGAILLGNNLVNILASALATSVLIRLFGDAGVAYATLVMTLMVLIFAEVLPKTYAIHNADKMALAIAPPLRLVVALLAPVTQLIHLIVRGTLRVFGLRLDPGISNRLAEEELRGAIELFVADQEEVRQERAMLHSILDLSEVEVSEIMTHRSKVETVDIGQSQSKIMEAVLSSPHTRLPLWRDDPDNIVGVLHAKQLFRALHEKPKAAGEVDVAGIASPPWFIPEGTNLLAQLQAFRARREHFAIVVDEYGEVLGVVTLEDILEEIVGEITDEYDIQIEGVRPAKDGGIVVDGDVTIRDLNRQFDWQLPDEEASTIAGLVLHEARTIPNVGQVFVFHQKRFEVLGRKRNQITSIRITQLGPQPAKATPKKDRAAGSA, from the coding sequence ATGGACCAGGGACTCCTTCTCCCGACCCTCGCCATCGTCGTCCTGCTCTTCCTCTCCGCGTTCTTCTCCGGCTCCGAGACCGCCTTGACCGGGTCGTCGCGGGCGCGGATCCACGTGCTGTCCCGCGAGGGCAACCGTCGGGCGCGTCTCGTCGACCGGCTCTGGGAGCGCAAGGACCGACTGATCGGCGCCATCCTACTGGGCAACAACCTGGTCAACATCCTGGCCTCGGCCCTGGCGACCAGCGTGCTGATCCGGCTCTTCGGCGACGCCGGCGTGGCCTACGCGACCCTGGTCATGACCCTGATGGTGCTGATCTTCGCCGAGGTCCTGCCCAAGACCTACGCCATCCACAACGCCGACAAGATGGCCCTGGCGATCGCACCGCCACTGCGACTCGTGGTCGCTCTGCTGGCGCCGGTCACCCAGCTGATTCACCTGATCGTCCGGGGCACCCTCCGGGTCTTCGGCCTGCGCCTCGATCCCGGCATCAGCAACCGCCTGGCCGAAGAAGAGCTGCGCGGCGCCATCGAGCTCTTCGTCGCCGACCAGGAGGAGGTCCGCCAGGAGCGCGCGATGCTGCACTCGATCCTCGACCTCAGCGAGGTCGAGGTCTCCGAGATCATGACCCACCGCAGCAAAGTCGAGACCGTCGATATCGGCCAGAGCCAGTCCAAGATCATGGAGGCCGTGCTGTCCAGCCCGCATACGCGCCTGCCGCTCTGGCGGGACGATCCCGACAACATCGTGGGCGTCCTCCATGCCAAGCAGCTCTTCCGGGCCCTGCACGAGAAGCCGAAGGCGGCCGGCGAGGTCGACGTCGCGGGCATCGCGAGCCCGCCCTGGTTCATTCCCGAGGGCACCAACCTCCTGGCCCAGCTCCAGGCCTTCCGGGCCCGGCGCGAGCACTTCGCGATCGTCGTCGACGAGTACGGCGAGGTCCTGGGCGTGGTCACTCTGGAAGACATCCTGGAGGAGATCGTCGGCGAGATCACCGACGAGTACGATATCCAGATCGAGGGCGTCCGCCCGGCCAAGGACGGCGGGATCGTGGTCGACGGCGACGTCACGATCCGCGACCTGAACCGGCAGTTCGACTGGCAGCTGCCCGACGAGGAGGCCTCGACCATCGCCGGCCTGGTGCTGCACGAAGCCCGGACCATCCCCAACGTCGGCCAGGTCTTCGTGTTCCACCAGAAGCGCTTCGAGGTGCTCGGCCGCAAGCGCAACCAGATCACCTCGATCCGGATCACCCAGCTGGGCCCGCAGCCCGCGAAGGCCACGCCGAAGAAGGACCGCGCGGCCGGGAGCGCTTGA
- a CDS encoding DUF2889 domain-containing protein codes for MPLPPPVEREQQHSRQYDFRGYRRADGLWDVEGHLTDTKTYGFDNDHRGRIEAGEPIHNMWIRLTIDEELLIHDIEAVTDDGPYAICPAITPNFKKIVGERIGAGWRQRVRARLGGTEGCTHLVEMLGAMATVAFQTLYPTLARKAAKNPSAKRPGLIDSCHAYASDGPIVKKAWPAFYTGE; via the coding sequence ATGCCTCTGCCCCCTCCGGTCGAACGCGAGCAACAGCATTCGCGACAGTACGATTTCCGCGGCTATCGGCGGGCCGACGGCCTCTGGGACGTCGAGGGCCACCTGACCGACACCAAGACCTACGGCTTCGACAACGACCACCGGGGCCGAATCGAGGCCGGCGAGCCGATCCACAACATGTGGATCCGCCTGACCATCGACGAAGAGCTGTTGATCCACGACATCGAGGCGGTGACCGACGACGGGCCCTATGCCATCTGCCCGGCGATCACGCCGAACTTCAAGAAGATCGTCGGCGAGCGGATCGGCGCCGGCTGGCGCCAACGGGTCCGGGCCCGGCTCGGCGGGACCGAAGGCTGCACCCACCTGGTCGAGATGCTGGGCGCCATGGCCACGGTGGCCTTCCAGACCCTCTACCCGACCCTGGCCCGCAAGGCGGCCAAGAACCCCAGCGCGAAGCGCCCGGGCCTGATCGATTCCTGCCACGCCTATGCCAGCGACGGCCCGATCGTCAAGAAAGCCTGGCCGGCCTTCTACACCGGGGAATAG
- a CDS encoding BolA family protein: MEMARRIETKLTQRLAPTRLEIVDDSAKHQGHAGWSPGGETHFNVLVVSGAFEGQSRVARQRLVYEILAEELEERVHALQLKTLTPEEAEAG, translated from the coding sequence ATGGAGATGGCCAGGAGAATCGAGACCAAGCTGACCCAGCGGCTCGCACCGACGCGCTTGGAGATCGTCGACGATTCGGCCAAGCATCAGGGCCACGCGGGCTGGTCGCCGGGCGGCGAGACCCACTTCAACGTCCTGGTCGTCTCGGGCGCCTTCGAGGGCCAGTCGCGCGTCGCACGCCAGCGCCTGGTCTACGAGATCCTCGCCGAGGAGCTGGAAGAGCGGGTCCACGCCCTGCAGCTCAAGACCCTGACCCCGGAAGAGGCCGAAGCGGGCTGA
- a CDS encoding DnaJ domain-containing protein, producing MARPTPDAVNEPFKRPRQYERGCAQPGCAEEGLYPAPLSRDRLREYKWFCLEHIREYNKAWDFFAGMKEEEIEAQRRFDTVWNRPSWRVGTGPRGLDDIHDGFGFFNGGGAEPPRPRRRPQTEEELALAELELQPPVAFDEIKARYIELVKRLHPDANGGDPENEERLKRINEAYAKLRRLHA from the coding sequence ATGGCCAGGCCGACCCCAGACGCCGTCAACGAGCCCTTCAAGCGCCCCCGGCAGTACGAGCGCGGCTGCGCCCAGCCGGGCTGCGCCGAGGAAGGCCTCTACCCGGCGCCGCTGTCGCGCGACCGGCTGCGCGAGTACAAGTGGTTCTGCCTGGAGCACATCCGCGAGTACAACAAGGCCTGGGACTTCTTCGCCGGCATGAAGGAGGAGGAGATCGAGGCCCAGCGCCGCTTCGATACGGTCTGGAACCGCCCGAGCTGGCGGGTCGGCACGGGGCCCCGCGGCCTGGACGACATCCACGACGGCTTCGGCTTCTTCAACGGCGGCGGCGCGGAGCCGCCGCGGCCGCGGCGCCGGCCGCAGACCGAGGAGGAGCTGGCCCTGGCCGAGCTGGAGCTCCAGCCGCCGGTCGCCTTCGACGAGATCAAGGCGCGCTACATCGAGCTGGTCAAGCGCCTGCACCCGGACGCCAACGGCGGCGACCCGGAGAACGAGGAGCGGCTGAAGCGGATCAACGAGGCCTATGCCAAACTGCGCCGCCTGCATGCGTGA
- the cobS gene encoding cobaltochelatase subunit CobS translates to MAADNATAAPIDSMGAPDIQVSVRQTFGIDSDMEVPAYSQAEEHVPNIDEAYRFDRDTTLAILAGFAHNRRVMIQGYHGTGKSTHIEQVAARLNWPCIRINLDSHISRIDLIGKDAIVLQDGKQITEFREGLLPWALQHPVALVFDEYDAGRPDVMFVIQRLLEVEGKLTLLDQNRVIRPHDAFRLFSTANTVGLGDTTGLYHGTQQINQGQMDRWNIVATLNYLPHDEEVAIVLAKTPAYDTTEGRKTIAAMVALAELTRSGFINGDLSTVMSPRTVITWAENAEIFKDIGYAFRVTFVNKCDEVERSVVAEYYQRCFGTELADEGAKALLV, encoded by the coding sequence ATGGCCGCTGATAACGCCACCGCTGCTCCCATCGACAGCATGGGTGCGCCCGATATACAGGTCTCGGTGCGCCAGACCTTCGGCATCGACAGCGACATGGAGGTGCCGGCCTACAGCCAGGCCGAGGAGCACGTCCCAAACATCGACGAAGCCTACCGCTTCGACCGCGACACCACGCTCGCGATCCTGGCCGGCTTCGCCCACAACCGGCGGGTCATGATCCAGGGCTACCACGGCACCGGCAAGTCAACCCACATCGAGCAGGTCGCGGCACGCCTGAACTGGCCCTGCATCCGGATCAACCTGGACAGCCACATCAGCCGCATCGACCTGATCGGCAAGGACGCCATTGTCCTGCAGGACGGCAAGCAGATCACCGAGTTCCGCGAGGGCCTGCTGCCCTGGGCGCTGCAGCACCCGGTCGCCCTGGTCTTCGACGAGTACGACGCCGGCCGTCCGGACGTGATGTTCGTGATCCAGCGCCTGCTGGAGGTCGAGGGCAAGCTGACCCTCCTGGACCAGAACCGTGTGATCCGCCCGCACGACGCCTTCCGCCTCTTCTCGACGGCCAACACCGTCGGGCTGGGCGACACAACGGGCCTCTACCACGGCACCCAGCAGATCAACCAGGGCCAGATGGACCGCTGGAACATCGTCGCGACCCTGAACTACCTGCCGCACGACGAGGAGGTCGCGATCGTCCTGGCCAAGACCCCGGCCTACGACACCACCGAGGGCCGCAAGACCATCGCGGCCATGGTCGCCCTGGCCGAGCTGACCCGCAGTGGCTTCATTAACGGCGACCTCTCCACGGTGATGAGCCCGCGCACGGTGATCACCTGGGCCGAGAACGCCGAGATCTTCAAGGACATCGGCTATGCCTTCCGCGTGACCTTCGTCAACAAGTGCGACGAGGTCGAGCGCTCGGTCGTCGCCGAGTACTACCAGCGCTGCTTCGGGACCGAGCTGGCCGACGAAGGGGCCAAGGCCCTTCTGGTCTAG
- the cobT gene encoding cobaltochelatase subunit CobT, translated as MSDLGSRDESPLERFKRITGATLRAIAEEQEVAVSFAPSGQGLIGKEARLTAPGRDLPSEDKSLARGEADAIALRLRYHDEGRHARRRPGAQVAREIYDAVEQARCEALGMRRMAGVGVNLDAATETDYRKRGLARATTQDEAPLSEVLHMLAREAMTGIAPPPAARQMIDCWRSSFDARVLEALSNLNSLADDQEAFAEEVRRLLGHLNVDLGSEEESGGEEQTEGEDQQGQSESAEESSEGGEQDSGETLAMLEGERGDSSEAESLDDASAELDSEMMPGAGEDEPGDPGRPPHFDDGQNHPNAEAYGFYTAQFDEIVGAEELCDADELARLRKMLDQQLSHLQGVIARLANRLQRRLLAKQTRAWEFNLEEGLLDTARLARVVANPMHSLSYKRELETEFRDTVVSLLIDNSGSMRGRPITVAAMSADILARTLERCGVKVEILGFTTRMWKGGQSRENWIAAGKPPNPGRLNDLRHIVYKPADAPWRRARKNLGLMLREGILKENIDGEALLWAHARLLGRPEQRRVLMVISDGAPVDDSTLSVNPGNYLERHLREVIDYIETRSPVQLVAIGIGHDVTRYYRRAVTIVDAEQLGGTMMEKLAELFEEGSPGALPRRPGRRVA; from the coding sequence ATGTCGGACCTCGGATCGCGCGACGAATCGCCGCTGGAGCGCTTCAAGCGCATCACCGGCGCGACTCTGCGCGCGATCGCCGAAGAGCAGGAAGTCGCGGTCAGCTTCGCGCCCAGCGGCCAGGGCCTGATCGGCAAGGAGGCGCGCCTGACCGCGCCGGGCCGCGACCTGCCCAGCGAGGACAAGTCGCTGGCCCGCGGCGAGGCCGACGCCATCGCCCTGCGCCTGCGCTACCACGACGAAGGCCGGCACGCCAGACGGCGCCCGGGCGCCCAGGTCGCCCGCGAGATCTACGACGCGGTCGAGCAGGCGCGCTGCGAGGCCCTGGGCATGCGCCGCATGGCCGGGGTCGGCGTGAACCTCGATGCCGCGACGGAGACCGACTACCGCAAGCGAGGCCTGGCGCGGGCCACGACCCAGGACGAGGCGCCGCTGTCCGAGGTCCTGCACATGCTCGCCCGCGAGGCCATGACCGGCATCGCGCCGCCGCCGGCCGCCCGGCAAATGATCGACTGCTGGCGGTCGAGCTTCGACGCCCGGGTGCTGGAGGCGCTGAGCAATCTCAATAGCCTGGCCGACGACCAGGAGGCCTTCGCCGAGGAGGTGCGCCGCCTGCTCGGCCACCTCAATGTCGACCTGGGCAGCGAGGAGGAGAGCGGCGGCGAGGAGCAGACCGAGGGCGAGGACCAGCAGGGCCAAAGCGAGTCGGCGGAGGAGAGCAGCGAGGGCGGCGAGCAGGACAGCGGCGAGACCCTGGCCATGCTGGAAGGCGAGCGCGGCGACAGCAGCGAGGCCGAGAGCCTTGACGACGCCAGCGCCGAGCTGGACAGCGAGATGATGCCCGGCGCCGGCGAGGACGAGCCCGGTGACCCCGGCCGGCCGCCGCACTTCGACGACGGCCAGAACCACCCCAACGCCGAGGCCTACGGCTTCTACACCGCACAGTTCGACGAGATCGTGGGCGCCGAGGAGCTCTGCGACGCCGACGAGCTGGCCCGGCTGCGCAAGATGCTGGACCAGCAGCTTTCCCACCTGCAGGGCGTGATCGCGCGCCTGGCCAACCGCCTGCAGCGCCGCCTGCTCGCCAAGCAGACCCGGGCCTGGGAGTTTAACCTTGAGGAAGGCCTGCTGGACACCGCCCGCCTGGCGCGGGTCGTGGCCAACCCCATGCACTCCCTGTCCTACAAGCGCGAGCTGGAGACCGAGTTCCGCGACACCGTGGTCAGCCTGTTGATCGACAACTCCGGCTCGATGCGCGGGCGGCCGATCACCGTCGCTGCGATGAGCGCCGACATCCTGGCCCGGACCCTGGAGCGCTGCGGCGTCAAGGTCGAGATCCTGGGCTTCACCACCCGAATGTGGAAGGGCGGCCAGTCGCGCGAGAATTGGATCGCCGCCGGCAAGCCGCCCAACCCCGGCCGCCTCAACGACCTGCGCCACATCGTCTACAAGCCGGCCGACGCGCCCTGGCGCCGCGCCCGCAAGAACCTGGGCCTGATGCTGCGCGAGGGCATCCTCAAGGAGAACATCGACGGCGAGGCCCTGCTCTGGGCCCACGCCCGCCTGCTCGGCCGGCCCGAGCAGCGCCGGGTCCTGATGGTCATCTCCGACGGCGCCCCGGTCGACGATTCGACCCTCTCGGTCAACCCCGGCAATTACCTGGAGCGGCACCTGCGCGAGGTCATCGACTACATCGAGACCCGCTCGCCAGTGCAGCTGGTCGCCATCGGCATCGGCCACGACGTCACCCGCTACTACCGCCGCGCCGTCACCATCGTCGACGCCGAGCAGCTCGGCGGCACTATGATGGAGAAGCTGGCCGAGCTCTTCGAGGAAGGATCGCCCGGCGCCCTCCCCCGCCGTCCGGGCCGCCGCGTGGCCTAG
- a CDS encoding redoxin domain-containing protein has product MASFVAVPLLLLLPALGGCDDLAAGSAGPGVDWPPRLGEAYPDLELTNYDGRKIRLSDFKGKVVLVEPVGMNCEACNAFAGAHRRGAFAGIRPQPGLESIEDYIHERLDGLTVDYSDLVLVHLLLYDLFMEAPDAEDARIWAEHFGFDREPNVYVVFSARDLRGRASHRMIPGFQLLDSDSVLRADSTGHRPRHDLYAELLPMIPRLLDE; this is encoded by the coding sequence ATGGCGTCTTTCGTCGCGGTACCCTTGCTGTTGCTTTTGCCGGCTCTCGGCGGATGCGACGACTTGGCCGCCGGCTCGGCGGGTCCGGGCGTCGACTGGCCGCCGCGGCTCGGTGAAGCTTATCCAGATCTCGAGCTGACGAACTACGACGGGCGCAAGATCCGGCTTTCGGACTTCAAGGGCAAGGTCGTCCTGGTCGAGCCGGTCGGGATGAACTGCGAAGCCTGCAACGCCTTTGCGGGCGCACACCGTCGCGGCGCCTTCGCGGGCATCCGCCCGCAGCCCGGCCTGGAGTCCATCGAGGACTACATCCACGAGCGCCTCGACGGCTTGACCGTCGACTACAGCGATCTGGTGCTGGTTCATCTGCTGCTCTACGACCTCTTCATGGAAGCGCCCGACGCCGAGGACGCACGGATCTGGGCCGAACACTTCGGCTTCGACCGGGAACCCAACGTCTACGTCGTCTTCAGCGCGCGGGACCTGCGCGGCCGGGCGAGCCATCGCATGATCCCCGGGTTCCAGCTCCTGGACAGCGACTCCGTCCTGCGGGCGGACAGCACTGGCCACCGTCCCAGGCACGATCTTTACGCCGAGCTCCTGCCGATGATTCCCCGTCTGCTCGACGAGTGA
- a CDS encoding MFS transporter: MRLTPLHRNLIAIMVTMAAATLTYSLSTPLLSLILDRQGVSGTLIGLSTASQAVAIFAIAPFAPALLRRLGPARLMLAAIALQLLFFLLLPVFPNVYAWFPLRFVIGAGASVMWVASEAWVNTVVEERIRGRVLALYSAAVTGGYALGPLVLLATGSEGWAPFLAGAAIFLCAGLATLFGAGVAPSLDGKPSAPLLAYLYLAPLAMLSCAVVAASDGVLAAFLPLYGLAQGLSQDQGLLLLTLLGLGGVALEYPFGWLADRMDRRLLSLLLSLGLLAGCLAFPFLVPIPGVNWVFIFVFGGCLGALYTLGNVLMGERFRGGDLAAASTLFATMWNVGALVGPPLGGLGRDLSPDLGLPGALTLVFALFLAVPLVTYLKHRKSQSRDPADLGKP; encoded by the coding sequence ATGCGCCTGACGCCGCTGCACCGCAACCTGATCGCCATCATGGTCACCATGGCCGCGGCGACCCTGACCTACAGCCTCTCGACGCCGCTCCTGAGCCTGATCCTCGACCGGCAGGGGGTCAGTGGCACCCTGATCGGGCTCAGCACGGCGAGCCAGGCGGTCGCGATCTTCGCCATCGCGCCCTTCGCCCCGGCCCTGCTGCGCCGCCTGGGCCCGGCCCGGCTGATGCTCGCCGCCATCGCCCTGCAGCTGCTGTTCTTCCTGCTGCTGCCGGTCTTCCCCAACGTCTACGCCTGGTTTCCCCTGCGCTTCGTGATCGGCGCCGGGGCCAGCGTCATGTGGGTGGCGAGCGAGGCCTGGGTCAACACGGTGGTCGAGGAACGGATCCGCGGCCGGGTGTTGGCCCTGTACAGCGCCGCGGTCACTGGCGGCTACGCCCTGGGCCCCCTGGTCCTGCTGGCGACCGGGAGCGAGGGCTGGGCGCCCTTCCTGGCCGGGGCGGCGATCTTCCTCTGCGCCGGGCTGGCGACCCTGTTCGGCGCCGGCGTCGCGCCCAGCCTCGACGGCAAGCCCTCGGCGCCGCTGCTCGCCTACCTCTACCTGGCCCCGCTGGCCATGCTGAGCTGCGCGGTGGTGGCCGCCAGCGACGGCGTGCTGGCCGCCTTCCTGCCGCTCTACGGCCTGGCCCAGGGCCTGAGCCAGGACCAGGGCCTGCTGCTCCTGACCCTGCTCGGCCTCGGCGGCGTCGCGCTGGAGTACCCCTTCGGCTGGCTGGCCGACCGGATGGACCGACGGTTGCTGTCCCTGCTGCTCAGCCTGGGGCTTCTGGCCGGCTGCCTCGCCTTCCCCTTCCTGGTGCCGATCCCCGGGGTCAACTGGGTCTTCATCTTCGTCTTCGGCGGCTGCCTGGGGGCCCTTTACACCCTGGGCAACGTCCTCATGGGCGAGCGATTCCGGGGCGGCGACCTGGCCGCCGCCAGCACGCTCTTCGCCACCATGTGGAACGTCGGCGCCCTGGTCGGGCCGCCCCTGGGCGGCCTGGGCCGGGACCTCTCGCCCGACCTCGGCCTGCCCGGCGCCCTGACCCTGGTCTTCGCCCTGTTTCTTGCGGTCCCCCTGGTCACATACCTGAAGCATCGCAAGAGCCAATCTCGAGATCCGGCCGACCTCGGCAAACCCTGA
- a CDS encoding dienelactone hydrolase family protein, producing MTQLARRQVVTSLASLPLAAVLADPRLARAAAAGLQEVELTTQGGKAVKAALALPASTPAPTLVLIHEWWGLNDQIKAVAAELAGQGYLALAVDLYDGKVAGPGEREQARAYMQGVVAEEAVDTLVSWVAWLKGNDKGSGKVGTVGWCFGGGWSLNAGIATPVDATVVYYGRVNRTAEELKALEGPVLGHFATRDKWINEEMVSGFEAAMKAAGKTATNHWYEADHAFANPTSARYDEADAKLAWERTLAFFTANLQG from the coding sequence ATGACACAACTCGCCCGACGCCAGGTCGTCACGTCCCTCGCCAGCCTGCCCCTGGCCGCCGTCCTCGCCGACCCGCGCCTGGCGCGGGCGGCCGCGGCCGGCCTACAGGAGGTCGAGCTCACCACTCAGGGCGGCAAGGCGGTCAAGGCCGCGCTCGCCCTGCCGGCCAGCACGCCGGCCCCGACCCTGGTGCTGATCCACGAATGGTGGGGCCTGAACGACCAGATCAAGGCGGTCGCGGCCGAGCTCGCCGGCCAGGGCTACCTGGCCCTCGCCGTGGATCTCTACGACGGCAAGGTCGCCGGACCGGGCGAACGCGAGCAGGCCCGGGCCTACATGCAGGGCGTCGTCGCGGAGGAGGCGGTCGACACCCTGGTCTCCTGGGTCGCCTGGCTCAAGGGCAACGACAAGGGCAGCGGCAAGGTCGGGACCGTCGGCTGGTGCTTCGGCGGCGGCTGGTCGCTCAACGCCGGGATCGCCACGCCGGTCGACGCCACCGTGGTCTACTACGGCCGGGTCAATCGCACGGCCGAGGAGCTCAAGGCCCTGGAGGGCCCGGTTCTGGGGCACTTCGCGACCCGCGACAAGTGGATCAACGAGGAGATGGTCAGCGGTTTCGAGGCGGCCATGAAGGCGGCGGGCAAGACCGCCACCAACCATTGGTACGAGGCCGACCACGCCTTCGCCAATCCGACCAGCGCGCGCTACGACGAGGCTGATGCCAAGCTCGCCTGGGAGCGAACCCTGGCCTTCTTCACGGCCAATCTTCAAGGCTGA
- a CDS encoding esterase-like activity of phytase family protein translates to MILRIFLLLCLLAPVLSGRPVPAEPLALTVSRLPLNPEAPRQTTVGTLAWRGSLEISAEDPSFGGLSGLLLEPGGDRLLAVSDTGRWVSAGIRLDDEGFLIGLEAAETGRLRDGDNRPLASKRAGDAEALARLADGTTLVAFEQAHRIWRYPAGTLSRPAQSFPAPPGLDRLDGNSGLEAVTALPRGRLLALAEDSGEDEVLLGFVWQDGAWAEVALVRDRPFQPTGATTLPSGDVLVLERRYSVLGGLGIKIRRLRLAAIKPGATLKGEVLAELRPPLVYDNMEGIAARAEPGGGVRIYLVADDNFNAVQRTVLMSFLLEDG, encoded by the coding sequence ATGATCCTCCGAATCTTTCTGCTGCTCTGCCTGCTGGCCCCGGTGCTGTCGGGCCGGCCGGTGCCGGCCGAGCCCCTGGCCCTCACGGTTTCGCGGCTGCCGCTGAACCCCGAGGCGCCGCGCCAGACGACGGTCGGCACCCTGGCCTGGCGGGGCAGTCTCGAGATCAGCGCCGAGGACCCGAGCTTCGGCGGCCTTTCCGGCCTGCTGCTCGAGCCCGGGGGCGACCGGCTCCTCGCTGTCTCCGACACCGGCCGCTGGGTCTCGGCCGGCATCCGCCTGGACGACGAGGGCTTCCTGATCGGCCTGGAGGCGGCCGAGACTGGCAGGCTGCGCGACGGCGACAACCGGCCGCTGGCCAGCAAGCGTGCCGGCGACGCCGAGGCCCTGGCTCGCCTGGCCGACGGCACCACCCTGGTCGCCTTCGAGCAGGCCCACAGGATCTGGCGCTATCCGGCCGGCACGCTCAGCCGCCCGGCGCAGTCCTTTCCGGCGCCGCCGGGGCTCGACCGTCTGGACGGCAACAGCGGCCTGGAGGCCGTGACGGCGCTGCCCCGCGGCCGGCTGCTCGCCCTGGCAGAGGACAGCGGCGAAGACGAGGTGCTGCTCGGCTTTGTCTGGCAGGACGGCGCCTGGGCCGAGGTTGCCCTGGTCCGCGACCGGCCCTTCCAGCCGACCGGAGCCACCACCCTGCCGTCGGGCGACGTGCTGGTCCTGGAGCGGCGCTACAGCGTTCTGGGCGGGCTGGGAATCAAGATCCGGCGGCTGAGACTGGCGGCGATCAAGCCCGGCGCCACTCTGAAAGGCGAGGTCCTGGCCGAGCTGCGCCCGCCCCTGGTCTACGACAACATGGAAGGCATCGCCGCCCGGGCCGAGCCCGGCGGGGGTGTGCGGATCTACCTGGTGGCGGACGACAACTTCAACGCGGTCCAGCGAACCGTGCTGATGAGCTTTCTCCTGGAAGACGGCTAG
- the rpmB gene encoding 50S ribosomal protein L28 translates to MARRCAFTGKGVQTGNNVSHAHNKTRRRFLPNLQRTSLYSDSLGEMVRLRLSTRAIRTIEHNGGLDAFLLSTANAKLGEEARRLKRRIQKATAKVEAAAPAAG, encoded by the coding sequence ATGGCCCGCCGCTGCGCCTTCACCGGCAAGGGTGTTCAGACCGGTAACAATGTCAGCCACGCCCACAACAAGACCCGGCGCCGCTTCCTGCCCAACCTGCAGCGGACCTCGCTCTACAGCGATTCCCTGGGCGAGATGGTGCGCCTGCGGCTCTCGACCCGGGCGATCCGGACGATCGAGCACAACGGCGGCCTGGACGCCTTCCTGCTGTCGACGGCCAACGCCAAGCTGGGCGAAGAGGCTCGGCGCCTGAAGCGCCGGATCCAGAAAGCCACCGCGAAGGTCGAGGCCGCCGCGCCGGCCGCCGGGTGA